From the genome of bacterium:
AACCCCTTATATTATTCGGCATATTGGGGTTGAAAGATATGGAATCTGGGCGATTGTGGGGGCGATAACCGGTTATTTTGGCTTAATGGATTTTGGAGTAAGAGATTCCTTTGTAAAATTCATCGCTGAATTTTACGCTAAAAAGGACTATAAAACAATAAATCAAGTTATTAACGTTGGTCTCGTGTTCTATTCTCTCCTGGGAGCAGTCATTATCATATTAGCCTTCTCTTTTATAGACCCTTTGCTCCATCTCTTTAAGATACCCCTCAACCTTCAGGGTGAGGCATCGTTCGTCTTTTTGCTGGGAATAATAATATTCGCCGTTTCCAACGCATTGGTGGCTTTTGGAGCTATCCAAGGCGGTCTGCAACGAATGGATATTACCAATAAAATCGCTATAGCTATCACCATTCCCAATGTTATTGGAACTATCCTCTTCTTAAAATTAGGATATGGTTTGCCCGGGTTGATGGTGAACAATGCCCTTATCCTGGCGATAAGTGGAACTATTAATTTTATAGTAGCTTTTAGGTTACTCCCCAACCCGAAGGTGAATCCTTTTTTGCTAGATAAAAAAATATTTAAGATGCTCTTTGGATTTGGGATAAAGCGTTGGGTAACGCGTATAGAGGATATTGTTACTTTCCAGACAGATAAGTTATTGATTTCGTATTTCTTGTCTCTTAGTTTAATAGGTTATTATCAGTTAGGATATTTAATTGTAAGCAAGGCAAGAGAAATACCTTCGCTGTTAATCTCAGCCATTGTCCCGGCAGCTTCTGAATTGGAGGTAGGACAGAGGAGAGAAGAGATAATTAAATTATATTTGCGAGGAACAAAATACCTTCTGGCAATAGCCTTCCCTATATTTTTCTTTGTTTTTACGGCAGCAGATTTGATTGTCTTTGCCTGGTTAGGGGAAAATTTTAGTAACGTCGTTCTTGTGATCCAGATATTTGCTCCCTCTTTTCTGATAATGTCCTTGTTTACGATGGGGTCAGCGATCGCCGTCGGTATTGGAAAACCTGAATTTCAAATGAAAGCCGGAGGGGGGCAGGCTATTTTAAACCTTATTCTTAGCATTATACTTATTATAAAAATGGGATTTGTGGGTATATTACTTGCCACCCTTATTTCTGTTACCGTAAGCACCACCTACTTTGGGATAAGATTCCACAATTACTTAAAGCTAATGTTGATCAATTTTAGCGACAGAATTAAATTGGGAAACCTTGTTTTTATCCCCGCCATATTGAGTATTATCATATTTATCTTTAACCTGGGGTTTAAGGATATTCTGATGTCAAATCGCCTCTACGCCTTATTATTTTTGATATCTGAGATGCTATTCTTTTTCATCAGCTATTTATTAATCTTACGAAAAGTGAATTTCTTTGATGAGGAGGATATAAAAATATTCGGAAGAATTTTTCCTCTAAACTCTCTTAATCATAGAAATGGTGAACAACGATAAGGACAGCCGTAGTAAGTCTGGGGAAAGATGAAAGATTCTCAGTCTAGGAACTACTAAGTCTTGGATAGGTTGCCAGTTTGTGTATCTTTCCGAGAGAGTTGAATAAATTGATATCTTATAAAGGGTTGTATTTTTGAGTTACGTTCGAGCTGGGTTCCAGGATAAAACAAGCAGGAGCGAAGGTTATGGCTAAACGGGTAGTTTTGGTAAATCCTTATTTTGAAGGTGTAGTAGTAGTTCCCACTTTGGGTTTGGGTTTTATAGGGACTTATTTAAAAGAACGCAGTAATTGTGAAGTTAAAATCCTCGAACCAATGTTGCAAGGTTTAACTGAGAAACATGT
Proteins encoded in this window:
- a CDS encoding polysaccharide biosynthesis C-terminal domain-containing protein, translated to MDLEKSISEKIIRNTKFNTLSHFWGILVALFLTPYIIRHIGVERYGIWAIVGAITGYFGLMDFGVRDSFVKFIAEFYAKKDYKTINQVINVGLVFYSLLGAVIIILAFSFIDPLLHLFKIPLNLQGEASFVFLLGIIIFAVSNALVAFGAIQGGLQRMDITNKIAIAITIPNVIGTILFLKLGYGLPGLMVNNALILAISGTINFIVAFRLLPNPKVNPFLLDKKIFKMLFGFGIKRWVTRIEDIVTFQTDKLLISYFLSLSLIGYYQLGYLIVSKAREIPSLLISAIVPAASELEVGQRREEIIKLYLRGTKYLLAIAFPIFFFVFTAADLIVFAWLGENFSNVVLVIQIFAPSFLIMSLFTMGSAIAVGIGKPEFQMKAGGGQAILNLILSIILIIKMGFVGILLATLISVTVSTTYFGIRFHNYLKLMLINFSDRIKLGNLVFIPAILSIIIFIFNLGFKDILMSNRLYALLFLISEMLFFFISYLLILRKVNFFDEEDIKIFGRIFPLNSLNHRNGEQR